From Cellvibrio zantedeschiae, the proteins below share one genomic window:
- a CDS encoding Gfo/Idh/MocA family protein, which translates to MQKLRWGVLSSAKIGRTKVIPAIQTSLLGEVVAIASRSQESADKVAKELGIKRAHASYEALLADPDVDAIYNPLPNHLHVPWSIKAIEAGKHVLCEKPLGLNTADVEQLIKVAQAHPQLSVMEAFMYRFHPQWQTAKKLVREGRIGQVRSIHSHFAYNNRELDNIRNNVDWGGGALMDIGCYCISLSRFIYDAEPSRVIGQITPFAGYDVDCFVSGIMEFAQGNATFTATTKSEGEQYVEIHGEQGSILIPLPFNPIADTITHIELKRDGVREQIVQLPSDHYRNMADAFAESVNQKNSVPTPLNDALANMKIIDAIFASAKDGCWFSIK; encoded by the coding sequence ATGCAAAAGTTACGTTGGGGCGTGCTTAGCAGCGCTAAAATTGGCCGCACAAAAGTTATTCCTGCTATTCAAACCTCTCTGCTCGGCGAAGTTGTTGCAATAGCATCGCGCAGCCAGGAAAGTGCCGACAAAGTTGCGAAAGAATTGGGAATTAAACGCGCCCACGCCAGCTATGAAGCATTACTCGCGGACCCAGATGTTGATGCAATTTATAACCCGCTTCCCAATCATTTACATGTGCCTTGGTCAATTAAAGCAATTGAAGCTGGCAAGCACGTTCTCTGTGAAAAACCTTTAGGTTTAAACACCGCAGATGTAGAGCAACTCATTAAAGTTGCACAAGCACATCCACAGCTAAGTGTGATGGAAGCCTTTATGTATCGCTTCCATCCGCAGTGGCAAACGGCGAAAAAATTAGTGCGTGAAGGCCGCATAGGCCAGGTTCGCAGCATTCACTCTCACTTTGCTTACAACAATCGCGAACTCGATAACATTCGCAATAATGTCGATTGGGGCGGCGGTGCCTTAATGGACATTGGTTGCTATTGCATTTCGCTGTCGCGTTTTATTTACGATGCAGAACCATCGCGAGTGATTGGGCAAATAACACCTTTTGCAGGTTACGATGTGGATTGTTTTGTATCTGGCATTATGGAATTTGCGCAAGGCAACGCAACCTTTACCGCCACCACCAAAAGTGAAGGCGAACAATATGTTGAAATTCATGGCGAGCAAGGCAGCATTTTAATTCCACTACCTTTTAATCCGATTGCTGACACCATCACGCACATTGAATTAAAGCGCGATGGAGTCCGCGAACAAATCGTACAGCTTCCAAGCGACCATTATCGCAATATGGCCGATGCATTTGCCGAAAGTGTGAACCAAAAAAATTCGGTTCCAACTCCGCTTAATGATGCACTCGCTAACATGAAAATTATCGACGCAATTTTTGCGAGCGCTAAAGACGGTTGCTGGTTTTCGATTAAATAA
- the gstA gene encoding glutathione transferase GstA produces MKLYFSPGACSLAPHIVLREAGLNFDLEQVNLNSHRTQGGADFYAINPKGQVPTLELEDGSRLTEGPIIAQFIADMSAEDSLLPESKMTRYRVTEWQNYITSELHKSFTPLFNAKLDASAKATLRSVLRKKYEWLETQLAQRDYLTGNEFTIADAYLFTVTGWAAHVDLSLADLPNLQAYLTRIKNRPAVKAAMQAEGLLS; encoded by the coding sequence ATGAAACTTTATTTTTCTCCCGGCGCCTGCTCACTTGCCCCTCATATTGTGCTGCGTGAAGCGGGGCTCAACTTTGATCTTGAGCAGGTCAATTTGAATTCACACCGCACCCAGGGCGGAGCCGATTTTTATGCGATAAACCCCAAAGGTCAGGTTCCAACACTTGAACTGGAAGACGGCAGCCGACTGACCGAAGGGCCAATCATCGCGCAATTTATTGCGGATATGTCTGCGGAAGACTCTTTGCTGCCGGAATCCAAAATGACGCGTTATCGCGTCACTGAATGGCAAAACTACATAACGTCCGAATTACATAAATCTTTTACCCCACTCTTTAACGCGAAACTGGATGCCAGCGCCAAGGCTACGCTGCGCAGTGTTCTGCGTAAAAAGTACGAGTGGCTGGAAACTCAACTGGCTCAGCGGGATTATCTGACCGGTAATGAATTTACAATTGCAGACGCTTACCTGTTTACCGTCACCGGTTGGGCAGCACATGTAGATTTATCGCTAGCGGACTTACCTAACTTACAAGCTTATTTAACGAGAATTAAAAATCGCCCTGCAGTCAAGGCGGCCATGCAAGCGGAGGGGCTTTTATCATGA
- a CDS encoding LacI family DNA-binding transcriptional regulator, producing MKVAKQSSDKKLTLIDVAVAAGVSAITVSRVINQPEKVSEALRQQVQKAIDMLGYIPNQYASSLASSKSKVIGVSIPSLSNVVFTDVLRGVYDVMGTAGYKVLLVDTHYSPLEEEKMIRTLLSQSPEGLIITGGDQTRTCHNLLQKSRVPVVQIMELLNEPLDMNIGFSHWQAGYDVVTHLMEEGYERIGFIAARMDPRAQQRMLGFKKALENAGKSWKNFIVTTPEPSSIAVGGELFKSLLASTDGTVDAVFCVNDDLALGALFESQRMNINVPGDLAICGFNDIEASRFVNPSLTSVQVNRYEMGVKAAEMIIDRLNGKMDQPKVVDMGYQIKRRQSSTNR from the coding sequence ATGAAAGTAGCTAAACAAAGCTCTGATAAAAAGCTCACGCTGATCGATGTTGCCGTCGCAGCAGGAGTAAGTGCAATCACCGTGTCGAGAGTTATAAATCAACCTGAAAAGGTGTCTGAAGCTTTGCGCCAGCAAGTGCAAAAGGCAATCGACATGCTTGGATATATCCCGAACCAGTATGCGAGTTCGCTGGCTTCATCCAAATCAAAAGTAATTGGGGTTTCTATTCCCTCGTTATCCAACGTGGTTTTTACCGATGTGCTGCGCGGTGTTTACGATGTTATGGGAACAGCGGGTTACAAGGTGCTGTTGGTGGACACTCACTACTCGCCTCTTGAAGAAGAAAAAATGATTCGCACGCTGTTAAGTCAGTCACCTGAAGGATTGATTATCACAGGCGGTGATCAAACTAGAACCTGCCATAACCTGCTGCAAAAATCCCGCGTGCCTGTGGTGCAAATCATGGAATTGTTGAATGAACCGCTTGATATGAATATCGGTTTTTCACACTGGCAAGCTGGCTACGATGTAGTCACACATTTGATGGAAGAAGGTTACGAGCGCATTGGTTTTATAGCCGCGCGCATGGACCCACGTGCGCAACAGCGTATGTTAGGTTTTAAAAAGGCGTTGGAAAATGCCGGTAAGTCCTGGAAAAATTTTATCGTCACTACGCCTGAGCCCTCATCGATAGCAGTGGGCGGTGAATTATTTAAAAGTTTACTGGCATCAACCGATGGTACCGTCGATGCAGTTTTTTGTGTGAACGATGACTTGGCTCTCGGCGCTTTATTTGAAAGTCAGCGTATGAATATTAATGTCCCGGGCGATTTGGCCATTTGTGGTTTTAACGATATCGAAGCATCGCGCTTTGTAAATCCTTCGCTCACAAGTGTTCAGGTAAATCGATATGAAATGGGTGTAAAAGCCGCTGAGATGATCATTGATCGTTTAAACGGAAAAATGGATCAGCCCAAGGTTGTTGATATGGGATATCAAATTAAACGACGTCAGTCCTCTACCAATCGCTGA
- a CDS encoding GH36-type glycosyl hydrolase domain-containing protein has translation MLQPTHNGERFDLTTPTAMPRAAGFLWNQKMMMQMTCRGYAVAQFMQPEPAKYAYAPNLEAKTFMQPEQPYYAHHPGRFFYIKDDETGKFFSAPYEPVRAQLDKFNFSVGKSDLAWTIEHLGIRVEMSVSLPVNDVVELWSLRVTNISGGARKISVYPYFPIGFMSWMNQSAEYRADLGGIVASCVTPYQKVADYFKNKNFKDKTFFLHDQEPSAWEAKQETFEGEGGLHNPSALQQELLAKGDARYETPAAVLQYRLHLGEEQSRELRFIFGPAFDHNEIAQLRAKYLGKDGFENAKAEYEAYVNAGRGCLQIETPDKELNNFVNHWLPRQVFYHGDVNRLTTDPQTRNYLQDNMGMSYIKPQVTRAAFLHALSQQEASGAMPDGILLAEGAELKYINQIPHTDHCVWLPVCLKAYLDETNDYSILNEQVKSAEGDESFSVFERISRAMDWLLSARDYRGLSFIAQGDWCDPMNMVGYKGKGVSGWLSVATAYALNLWADICEHESQAEFAKKFRAGAQDVNESVNKYLWDGDWFARGITDDDVVFGISKDPEGRIYLNPQSWAILGGAASEGQREKMLAAVEQQLETPYGVTMFAPAYTAMRDDVGRVTQKHPGSAENGSVYNHAAVFYIYSLYTVAESNRAYKLLRQMIPGPSEQDYLQRGQLPVFIPNYYRGAYHQYPRTAGRSSQLFNTGTVSWVYRCLVEGLFGLKGDATGLQINPQFPKEWQHAKAVREFRGANFHVNIQRADVAEITVTLDGVKLAQPHIDNIVAGKNYQVDVVLPL, from the coding sequence ATGTTACAACCCACACACAACGGCGAACGTTTTGATTTAACAACTCCTACTGCAATGCCGCGTGCTGCAGGTTTTTTGTGGAATCAAAAAATGATGATGCAGATGACTTGTCGCGGCTACGCAGTTGCGCAGTTTATGCAGCCTGAACCAGCAAAATATGCTTACGCCCCTAATCTGGAAGCAAAAACATTTATGCAGCCAGAGCAGCCCTATTATGCGCATCATCCAGGCCGATTCTTTTACATTAAAGATGATGAAACGGGCAAATTTTTTTCTGCTCCTTATGAGCCTGTGCGTGCGCAATTGGATAAATTTAATTTTTCCGTTGGTAAAAGTGATCTGGCCTGGACAATTGAGCATCTCGGTATTCGCGTAGAAATGAGTGTGAGCTTGCCGGTGAATGATGTCGTAGAACTGTGGAGTCTGCGTGTTACAAACATCTCTGGCGGTGCACGCAAGATAAGTGTTTATCCTTATTTTCCAATCGGTTTTATGTCATGGATGAATCAGTCGGCAGAGTACCGTGCAGATTTAGGTGGCATAGTTGCCAGTTGCGTAACTCCCTATCAAAAAGTGGCTGATTACTTTAAAAATAAAAATTTCAAAGACAAAACTTTCTTCCTGCACGATCAGGAGCCTAGCGCCTGGGAAGCTAAACAAGAAACTTTCGAAGGCGAGGGTGGCCTGCATAATCCTTCAGCATTGCAGCAGGAGTTGTTGGCAAAAGGTGATGCGCGTTACGAAACACCGGCAGCAGTTTTGCAATATCGTTTGCATTTGGGTGAAGAGCAATCGCGCGAATTGCGATTTATTTTTGGACCCGCGTTTGACCATAACGAAATCGCTCAATTGCGCGCTAAATATTTAGGCAAAGATGGTTTTGAAAATGCGAAGGCTGAATATGAGGCCTATGTAAATGCTGGTCGCGGCTGTCTGCAAATTGAAACGCCCGATAAAGAGCTTAATAATTTTGTAAACCATTGGTTGCCGCGTCAGGTTTTCTATCATGGTGACGTAAACCGTTTAACAACAGATCCGCAAACGCGCAATTATCTGCAAGATAATATGGGCATGAGTTACATCAAGCCGCAGGTTACCCGCGCTGCATTTTTACATGCGCTCAGTCAGCAAGAAGCCAGTGGTGCTATGCCCGACGGAATTTTGTTGGCAGAAGGCGCAGAGCTTAAATACATCAACCAAATTCCCCACACAGATCACTGCGTATGGTTGCCCGTTTGCTTAAAAGCTTATCTGGATGAGACTAATGATTATTCCATTTTGAATGAGCAGGTTAAGAGTGCGGAGGGCGATGAATCCTTTAGCGTGTTCGAGCGCATTAGCCGTGCAATGGATTGGTTACTGAGCGCGCGCGATTATCGTGGTTTAAGTTTTATTGCCCAGGGCGATTGGTGTGACCCAATGAATATGGTGGGTTACAAAGGCAAAGGTGTATCGGGTTGGTTGTCGGTTGCTACAGCTTATGCATTGAATTTATGGGCAGATATTTGCGAGCATGAATCGCAAGCTGAATTTGCAAAAAAATTCCGCGCTGGTGCGCAGGACGTGAATGAATCCGTCAATAAATATTTGTGGGATGGTGATTGGTTTGCGCGCGGTATTACTGATGACGATGTAGTCTTTGGTATCAGCAAAGATCCTGAAGGTCGCATTTATTTAAATCCGCAAAGCTGGGCAATTTTGGGTGGCGCTGCCAGTGAAGGTCAGCGCGAAAAAATGTTAGCTGCTGTTGAGCAGCAATTGGAAACTCCTTATGGTGTCACCATGTTTGCACCTGCTTACACTGCCATGCGCGATGATGTTGGTCGTGTTACACAAAAGCATCCGGGCTCAGCAGAAAACGGTTCGGTTTATAATCACGCTGCCGTGTTTTATATTTACAGTTTGTACACTGTTGCGGAAAGTAATCGTGCGTATAAATTATTGCGTCAAATGATTCCGGGACCAAGCGAGCAAGATTATTTACAGCGTGGTCAGTTGCCGGTGTTTATCCCAAATTATTATCGCGGTGCCTATCATCAATATCCGCGTACTGCGGGTCGTTCCAGCCAATTATTTAATACAGGTACTGTGTCCTGGGTATATCGTTGTTTGGTGGAGGGCTTGTTTGGGTTGAAAGGCGATGCAACCGGTTTGCAAATTAATCCGCAATTTCCCAAAGAGTGGCAGCACGCCAAGGCAGTGCGCGAATTCCGCGGCGCAAATTTCCATGTGAATATTCAGCGTGCCGATGTGGCAGAAATTACTGTTACGCTGGATGGTGTGAAGTTAGCTCAACCGCATATCGATAACATAGTGGCGGGCAAAAATTACCAAGTGGATGTAGTCTTGCCGTTGTAA
- a CDS encoding OsmC family protein translates to MQRSANAEWIGNLKQGKGKISTQSGALRDAQYGFNTRFEDGPGTNPEELIGAAHAGCFSMALSLALTEAGLTVDTIKTTATITLEKQESGFTITASHLDLTAKIPGADNTKFLEIANKAKEGCPVSKLLNAKITLDAKLES, encoded by the coding sequence ATGCAACGCTCAGCCAATGCCGAATGGATCGGAAACCTCAAACAAGGTAAAGGAAAAATCTCTACCCAAAGCGGCGCTCTGCGCGACGCACAATATGGTTTTAATACGCGATTTGAAGATGGCCCTGGCACCAATCCGGAAGAATTGATTGGCGCCGCCCACGCAGGCTGCTTCAGTATGGCGCTTTCGCTTGCCTTAACCGAAGCAGGTTTGACTGTGGATACAATTAAAACCACAGCAACCATTACGCTGGAAAAACAGGAATCCGGATTTACCATCACCGCATCCCATTTGGATTTAACCGCAAAAATTCCTGGTGCCGATAACACCAAATTTTTGGAGATTGCCAACAAGGCAAAAGAAGGTTGCCCCGTTTCAAAATTGTTAAACGCAAAGATTACGCTGGATGCAAAATTGGAAAGCTAA
- a CDS encoding MFS transporter yields MNTTASDDRLAKLSWRERICYGLGDTGFNFYWTNISAFLLFFYTEVFGITAAVAGSMMIIVKVINAFTDAGLGAIADRTQTRYGKYRPFLLWGALPLCFSGVLLYTTPDLGGQGKAIWAFCTYLLMITCYTFVSIPYSALSGVITANPAERDTINSARFVGGYLGAALVTWGTQKLVKLFGQGDDVLGWQLAMVFWGVAASTILITTFLNTRERVAAVATTQPKIMDDIKDLVSNVPWIAVFTLNLMVMILLTLRTSTTLYYFKYYVGKPDFSAQFLPIFMLSAVAGAFSAPFLLRFFEKKALLILLMLATGIFSVAFYFVPPDGIIYMVILQVLIGFALGVKPPLTFSMLADTADYNEWKRGRRATAMTFAAGVFSQKLGSVLATLFITAVFTALGYQANQEQTADSLKGIVLLMSFIPAALAFLSVGALVFYKLDKLTMTKIQEDLLARKTQV; encoded by the coding sequence GTGAATACAACTGCAAGCGATGATCGTTTAGCCAAACTCAGTTGGCGTGAGCGGATTTGTTATGGTTTGGGAGACACGGGTTTCAATTTTTATTGGACAAATATTTCCGCTTTTTTGTTATTTTTCTACACCGAGGTGTTTGGTATTACCGCAGCTGTTGCTGGCTCCATGATGATTATTGTAAAAGTCATCAATGCTTTTACTGATGCTGGATTGGGTGCAATTGCGGATCGAACCCAAACGCGCTACGGAAAATATCGGCCATTTTTATTGTGGGGCGCTTTACCTCTTTGTTTTTCCGGTGTGCTCTTGTACACCACCCCGGACCTCGGTGGTCAGGGCAAAGCTATATGGGCATTTTGTACTTATCTGTTGATGATCACTTGCTACACCTTCGTCAGTATTCCTTACTCCGCTTTATCGGGTGTGATAACGGCGAATCCTGCAGAACGGGATACCATTAATAGTGCGCGCTTTGTGGGCGGCTATCTGGGAGCTGCTTTAGTAACCTGGGGAACACAGAAATTAGTGAAGCTATTTGGCCAGGGCGACGACGTGCTTGGGTGGCAATTGGCGATGGTGTTTTGGGGTGTTGCGGCATCCACTATTCTTATTACGACATTTTTGAACACGCGTGAACGTGTTGCAGCTGTGGCGACCACCCAACCAAAAATTATGGATGATATAAAAGACCTGGTTTCCAATGTGCCTTGGATTGCTGTTTTCACGTTGAATTTAATGGTGATGATATTGCTAACCCTGCGCACAAGCACAACGCTTTATTATTTTAAATATTATGTAGGTAAGCCTGATTTTTCTGCGCAGTTTCTACCAATTTTTATGTTGTCGGCGGTGGCCGGTGCTTTCTCCGCTCCCTTCCTCTTGCGTTTTTTTGAAAAGAAAGCCTTGCTAATTTTGCTCATGCTCGCCACGGGTATATTTTCCGTAGCATTTTATTTTGTTCCACCAGATGGAATTATTTATATGGTAATTCTTCAGGTGCTTATTGGCTTTGCCTTGGGTGTGAAGCCGCCGCTGACATTTTCAATGTTGGCAGATACTGCCGATTACAATGAATGGAAGCGTGGACGTCGCGCCACAGCTATGACATTTGCAGCAGGTGTGTTTTCGCAAAAGCTGGGCTCGGTGCTGGCCACTTTGTTTATCACAGCAGTGTTTACCGCGTTAGGGTATCAAGCTAATCAGGAGCAAACCGCAGACTCATTAAAAGGCATTGTGTTATTAATGTCGTTTATTCCTGCTGCCCTTGCGTTTTTATCAGTCGGCGCTTTGGTATTTTACAAATTAGATAAGCTCACCATGACAAAAATTCAGGAAGATTTGTTGGCGAGAAAAACCCAAGTGTAA
- a CDS encoding LysR family transcriptional regulator has product MTRVFNEVMLGSIELFCLCAEQGSFSGAAVVAGVTPAAVSRSIARLEARLGVTLFARTTRRVSLTDAGYLYFQRCKEVLGQLADAERELAGNQLSPSGVVRISIPTPFGHFRILPLIPAFNELYPDVRLEVQLSNQNVDLTGQFDLAIRGRNIPDSSLIARHLEDAKLVTVAAPAYLAKAGIPETLDDLDKHNCIQFQLPSTGQPIPWLYRTDGREIDKLTSGTVCFSEDILGAVSLARHGGGLMQTYDFCVQERLNRGELVEILPHYKGSFRPFSLLYSKDRHMPIRVKKFIEFLIEQLGANKALPE; this is encoded by the coding sequence ATGACTCGCGTCTTTAACGAGGTAATGCTGGGGTCTATCGAATTATTTTGCCTCTGCGCGGAGCAGGGTAGCTTCTCAGGTGCTGCTGTTGTTGCCGGGGTTACGCCTGCAGCCGTCAGCCGCAGTATTGCCCGGCTCGAAGCGCGTTTGGGGGTGACTTTATTTGCCCGCACTACGCGCCGCGTCAGCCTTACGGATGCAGGTTATTTATATTTTCAGCGCTGCAAGGAAGTGCTTGGTCAGTTGGCGGATGCAGAGCGTGAATTGGCGGGGAATCAATTGTCACCATCGGGCGTGGTGCGTATCAGCATCCCGACTCCTTTTGGGCATTTTCGTATCTTGCCGTTGATTCCTGCTTTTAATGAGCTCTATCCGGATGTGCGCTTGGAAGTTCAGCTCAGCAACCAAAATGTTGATCTCACTGGCCAATTTGATTTGGCCATTAGAGGGCGCAACATTCCCGATTCCAGCCTGATTGCGCGCCACCTTGAAGATGCGAAATTAGTTACCGTGGCTGCGCCTGCTTATCTTGCCAAAGCAGGCATTCCGGAAACGCTGGATGATCTGGATAAACACAACTGCATCCAATTTCAATTGCCGAGTACAGGGCAGCCGATTCCATGGTTATATAGGACTGATGGTCGAGAGATCGATAAATTAACGAGTGGAACTGTCTGTTTTTCAGAAGATATTCTGGGTGCAGTAAGCCTTGCTCGCCACGGCGGGGGCCTTATGCAGACTTACGATTTTTGTGTGCAGGAGCGTCTCAATCGCGGTGAGCTAGTGGAAATTTTGCCGCACTACAAAGGTAGCTTTAGGCCATTTTCGCTGCTCTATTCCAAAGATCGCCATATGCCAATCAGGGTAAAAAAATTCATTGAATTTTTGATAGAGCAGCTTGGTGCTAACAAAGCATTACCTGAGTAA
- the maoP gene encoding DUF413 domain-containing protein, which produces MLPREHYLKQAFLDSVHFPNGFEKGGLSDIQARLVRKNGTLINALVADEVSDPTTEDLHILKVIANQSSPKNPVEQAWIKYLSVVKSLAATMPKGKGKTKAAKPAEEPAPEPVKPAPKTEKTAKPVEKAPVAAKAATKKVEPAPVEVKAKPAAKKAEPVAVKAPTKPAAKKVEPPKKAVTTKAAPKKAEVKKPEAKKTEVKKAEAKKPEIKKPAAKKVEPKKADAKKETKKVEAKKAAPKKAEPKKVEAKKVEVKKAPAKKAEPKVAAKKPVAKKTK; this is translated from the coding sequence ATGCTGCCACGTGAACACTATCTAAAGCAGGCGTTTCTAGATTCCGTACACTTTCCTAACGGCTTTGAGAAAGGCGGCCTGTCGGATATACAGGCGCGGCTGGTACGCAAAAATGGCACACTCATCAACGCACTCGTTGCCGATGAAGTGTCTGACCCGACAACAGAAGACCTGCACATCCTCAAAGTAATTGCCAACCAGAGCTCTCCAAAAAATCCAGTCGAGCAAGCCTGGATCAAATATTTAAGCGTAGTAAAAAGCCTGGCAGCGACCATGCCGAAAGGGAAAGGGAAAACAAAAGCAGCCAAGCCTGCCGAAGAGCCAGCTCCTGAACCCGTCAAACCCGCCCCTAAGACCGAAAAAACTGCAAAGCCCGTAGAGAAGGCACCTGTTGCAGCCAAAGCCGCCACAAAAAAGGTAGAGCCAGCACCGGTTGAGGTTAAAGCCAAACCTGCCGCAAAAAAAGCTGAACCGGTAGCAGTAAAAGCACCCACAAAACCCGCCGCCAAAAAGGTAGAGCCGCCAAAGAAAGCGGTGACAACTAAAGCGGCACCAAAAAAAGCTGAAGTGAAGAAACCTGAAGCAAAAAAAACTGAAGTAAAAAAAGCAGAAGCCAAAAAGCCCGAAATTAAAAAACCAGCAGCAAAAAAAGTTGAACCCAAAAAGGCTGATGCAAAAAAAGAAACAAAGAAAGTAGAAGCTAAAAAAGCTGCACCCAAAAAAGCGGAGCCTAAAAAGGTAGAAGCAAAAAAAGTAGAAGTTAAAAAAGCTCCTGCTAAAAAAGCCGAACCTAAAGTTGCCGCAAAAAAGCCGGTCGCAAAGAAAACGAAATAA
- the rpsT gene encoding 30S ribosomal protein S20 — MANSPQAKKRARQNEKARKHNGSMRSMGRTYLKKVISAIEAGDKAAATAAYTAAVSVIDRIADKGLIHKNKAARHKSRLNAKIKALA; from the coding sequence GTGGCAAACTCACCCCAAGCCAAAAAACGCGCGCGTCAAAACGAAAAAGCTCGCAAGCATAACGGCAGCATGCGCTCAATGGGGCGTACCTACCTGAAGAAAGTAATCAGTGCAATTGAAGCTGGCGACAAAGCTGCTGCAACTGCTGCTTACACTGCTGCTGTTTCTGTTATCGACCGCATTGCTGACAAAGGCCTTATTCACAAGAATAAAGCTGCTCGTCACAAGAGCCGTTTGAACGCAAAAATCAAAGCCCTGGCTTAA
- a CDS encoding gluconokinase has translation MIPQNTVSNPKATTNLIIVMGVSGSGKSTLAKALGDIYGYEYLDGDDFHSAESRALMAQAIPLTDEHRTPWVAAIKHRLQSNDSQHIHTILAFSGLKKKHRDELRSAGLRTIVLYLNGSKETIGDRITSRTGHFMSPALLDSQFAGMENPLDEQDVHLIDVWPPVDQVIAHARNIIDQHLVTQTHTSSQA, from the coding sequence ATGATTCCTCAAAATACCGTTTCCAACCCTAAAGCAACTACCAACCTCATCATTGTTATGGGCGTCTCCGGTAGCGGAAAGTCAACACTGGCAAAGGCTTTGGGCGATATCTACGGCTATGAATACCTTGATGGCGACGATTTTCATAGCGCTGAATCACGCGCACTTATGGCACAGGCCATTCCCCTCACCGATGAGCACAGAACCCCTTGGGTTGCTGCAATCAAACATCGGTTACAAAGCAACGATTCGCAGCACATTCACACTATCCTGGCGTTTTCAGGATTAAAAAAGAAACATCGCGATGAACTGCGGTCCGCAGGTTTGCGCACCATAGTGCTCTATTTAAATGGCAGCAAAGAAACCATTGGGGATCGCATTACCAGCCGTACGGGCCATTTTATGTCCCCCGCCCTGTTAGATAGCCAGTTTGCCGGAATGGAAAACCCGCTGGACGAACAGGATGTTCACTTGATTGATGTATGGCCACCTGTGGATCAAGTAATTGCCCATGCGCGCAATATTATCGATCAGCATTTAGTTACCCAGACGCATACAAGCTCGCAAGCCTAA
- a CDS encoding NAD(P)H-dependent flavin oxidoreductase: MNTWRTTRVSQRLGLDVPIIQGPFGGGLSSVNLAACVSEAGGLGSFGVHHLTAPDISKVAAAIRAQTQKPFALNLWLPFDQSDAQPSPVQYQEYLQPLLPYYTELGLPVPEQPQHFSPDFDEQMHAVLEARPKVFSFVYGVPPTWVIEQCKSLGIMTLGAATTPDEARALEAGGVDMVVATGFEAGGHRVSFLRKPEESLMGTFSLIPQVVDAVRIPVVAAGGIADGRGIAAALTLGADAVQIGTAFLACVESGTSQLHRNKILSNEAKYTGLTRAFSGRLARGIQNRFMNDLRDSALAPYPIQNWLTGKLKLAATEQARAELMSLWCGQSAPLLKHTEAQVLLTSLIQQTDQIYLGK, translated from the coding sequence ATGAACACTTGGCGCACAACCCGCGTGAGCCAGCGACTGGGATTAGACGTGCCCATTATTCAGGGGCCGTTTGGCGGTGGCTTGTCGAGCGTGAATTTGGCGGCGTGCGTGTCCGAGGCAGGAGGCCTCGGCTCATTTGGTGTGCATCATTTAACGGCGCCAGACATCAGCAAAGTCGCAGCCGCCATACGTGCACAAACCCAAAAACCTTTCGCACTCAATTTATGGCTACCGTTTGACCAGAGCGACGCACAACCAAGCCCTGTGCAATACCAGGAGTACCTGCAACCTCTTCTGCCCTATTACACCGAGTTGGGGTTACCGGTACCAGAACAACCGCAACACTTCTCACCGGATTTTGATGAGCAGATGCATGCTGTATTGGAAGCTCGCCCCAAGGTATTCAGTTTCGTTTACGGTGTGCCTCCAACCTGGGTTATAGAGCAATGCAAATCCTTGGGGATTATGACGCTGGGTGCAGCAACTACGCCTGATGAAGCTCGCGCCTTAGAAGCAGGAGGCGTTGATATGGTGGTAGCTACTGGATTTGAAGCGGGTGGCCACCGGGTTTCCTTTTTGCGTAAACCAGAAGAGTCGCTGATGGGTACCTTTAGCCTGATCCCGCAAGTGGTTGATGCGGTCAGGATTCCTGTCGTAGCCGCGGGCGGTATTGCCGATGGCCGTGGCATAGCCGCCGCATTAACGCTTGGCGCAGATGCGGTACAAATCGGCACCGCTTTTTTAGCCTGTGTAGAGTCGGGCACCAGCCAATTGCATCGCAATAAAATTTTGAGCAATGAGGCTAAATACACCGGCCTAACCCGTGCATTTAGCGGGCGCCTTGCGCGCGGCATCCAAAACCGGTTTATGAACGACTTACGCGATAGCGCACTTGCACCCTATCCAATCCAGAATTGGCTCACGGGAAAGCTCAAACTTGCGGCAACCGAGCAAGCGCGCGCGGAACTCATGTCTTTATGGTGCGGCCAGTCTGCGCCCTTACTAAAACACACTGAAGCTCAGGTGTTATTAACAAGCCTGATCCAGCAAACAGACCAGATCTACCTAGGGAAGTAG